The following coding sequences lie in one Apium graveolens cultivar Ventura chromosome 3, ASM990537v1, whole genome shotgun sequence genomic window:
- the LOC141713975 gene encoding uncharacterized protein LOC141713975: MWSYNTTPRSITGETPFMLTYGYEAMVPVEVGSGSLRRDRYVEEDAEVNQRLHLDLLEETRENSQLRLVAYQQRATRYYNKKVKWQLLKIGDLVLRKVMPNTKNRQHGVFGANWEGPYKIKTILWKGTYHLEDMEGKLVPRAWNAEHLPKYYQ, translated from the coding sequence ATGTGGTCCTATAACACTACTCCACGATCTATAACGGGAGAAACTCCATTTATGCTGACTTACGGCTACgaagctatggtccccgtggaaGTTGGTTCGGGGTCGCTTCGCAGAGATCGATACGTGGAGGAGGATGCAgaggttaatcaaaggcttcatttgGATCTTTTGGAAGAAACAAGGGAGAATTCTCAGCTGAGGCTTGTGGCGTATCAGCAACGTGCCacaaggtattataacaagaaggtaaaaTGGCAGTTGCTAAAGATAGGGGATTTGGTGCTCAGGAAGGTGATGCCAAACACGAAGAATCGTCAGCATGGTGtatttggagctaattgggaaggaccatataagATAAAAACAATTTTATGGAAAGGGACTTATCACCTTGAGGATATGGAAGGGAAGCTAGTTCCGCGAGCGTGGAACGCGGAACATCTCCCAAAGTATTATCAGTGA